From Xenopus laevis strain J_2021 chromosome 7L, Xenopus_laevis_v10.1, whole genome shotgun sequence, one genomic window encodes:
- the LOC108695796 gene encoding pulmonary surfactant-associated protein D, with translation MIKVLSLLMLCMCIKADNGKCEEVTSTCAVVTCGTHSSSGLPGRDGRDGKEGPNGEKGDKGLQGSRGIQGPPGKIGPPGVKGEMGSVGEKGDPGRSASSEVEVVKGQVKALEGQLHLLQENFNKYNKILLFHGGKKSGEKIVVTNGQEETFENAQKTCREAGGKLATPKNAAENIAVQEILQTKGDTAKSYLGISDIQVEGIFKYLGGEKISFTNWNLGEPNNSKDKEDCVEIQDNGKWNDIPCSLLRLVICEF, from the exons ATGATAAAAGTGCTGAGTTTATTGATGCTTTGCATGTGCATAAAGGCAGATAATGGCAAATGTGAAGAAGTGACCAGTACTTGTGCAGTCGTTACATGTGGCACACACAGCTCTAGTGGATTGCCGGGGAGGGATGGAAGAGATGGCAAAGAAGGCCCAAATGGAGAAAAGGGAGATAAAG GTTTGCAAGGATCAAGGGGCATTCAGGGACCTCCTGGAAAAATTGGCCCCCCTGGTGTAAAAGGTGAAATGGGCTCTGTCGGGGAGAAGGGAGACCCTGGTCGAAGTGCTTCTTCAG AGGTTGAAGTTGTAAAGGGTCAAGTGAAGGCTCTGGAAGGGCAACTGCACCTGCTACAAGAAAATTTtaacaaatataacaaaa TTTTGCTGTTTCATGGTGGCAAGAAATCTGGTGAGAAAATTGTTGTAACAAATGGCCAAGAAGAGACTTTTGAAAATGCCCAGAAGACATGCAGAGAAGCTGGGGGAAAATTAGCCACCCCAAAAAATGCTGCAGAGAACATTGCAGTGCAGGAGATTCTCCAAACAAAGGGTGACACAGCAAAATCGTATCTAGGAATATCAGACATTCAGGTAGAAGGAATCTTTAAATATCTTGGAGGAGAAAAGATATCTTTCACTAACTGGAACTTAGGGGAGCCAAACAACAGCAAAGACAAAGAAGACTGTGTGGAGATTCAAGATAATGGAAAATGGAATGATATTCCATGTTCTCTGCTTAGATTAGTGATATGTgaattttaa